The nucleotide window GGGTGCGGGTCCGGGTGGGGCCACGGCGGGCGTCCCGGGTGCGGGCGCAGGTGCGGGTCCGGGTGGCGCCACGGCGGGCGTCCCGGGTGCGAGCGCCGGCGCCGGCCCCGGCGGTGCCGGTGCGTGCGCGGGCCCGGTGTGCGTGGGAACAGGTGGATAATCCGTACCAGGTCCGCCAGGCCTTGATCGAGTACCGAGATCTAACGGAGGTTTTCGATGCGCGAAGAATTCGGGGCGGAAGCTTCCGGGTCTCACGTCGGACGGGTCACGCGCCGGGTGGGCAGCGTCCTGGCTGCGACGGCGGCGGTGCTGGCCGGTGCCACGCTGGCGGCACCGGCCGCCGTCGCCGCCCCCTGCCCGGACGCCGAGGTGGTGTTCGCCCGCGGCACCGGTGAACCACCCGGCCCCGGCGGCATCGGGCAGGCCTTCGTCGACGCACTGCGCGCCAAGGCGAGCGGGAAATCGGTCGCCGACTATGCGGTCAACTATCAGGCCAGCGCCGATTTCAACGACGGCTTCCAGTTCGCCCTGACTGTCGTCGACGGGATCAGGGACGCCACCAACCACATCCAGGCGGTGGCGGCCGACTGCCCGGCCACCAAGATGGTGCTCGGTGGCTTCTCCCAGGGGGCGGCGGTAGCCGCGTTCAGCACCTCGGCCGAGATTCCCGCTGGCGTGCCGGCGGCCTTCGTGCCGGCACCGATGCCCCCGGAAATCTCGGACCACGTCGCCGCGGTGGTGCTGTTCGGCAAGCCGTCGAACCAGTTCTTGAGTGACGCCGGCGCACCGCTCATCACCATCGGCCCGCTGTATGTGCCCAAGACGATCGACCTGTGCGCTCCCGGTGACACCATCTGCAATGGTGCGCCGCCCGGGCCCCCAACCGGGGCACACAACGCGTACGTCGCCGACGGCCTGGTGAACCAGGCCGCGGAGTTCGCCGCGAGCAGGTTGTAGTTCACCGCGCTGCACACGGTGTGGCCCCGGACGGGTGTTTCCGTCCGGGGCCACGTCGTGTTGTCATCCCTGTCGTTTATCCGTTGCCCACAGGGGGTGTGCCGCCGTTCGGCCCGTACGGGCCGTTCTGAACGCCGTCTCCGGGCACGGGCGGAGTGGCCGATTCACTGGCGCTGCCGGGTGCCTCGCACAAGGTGGCGGTGCCGGCGTTCTGACAGGGATCGGGTTCTGCCGACGCGGCGGGGGCTAGCGCGATGCCCGCCCCCGCGGCACATGCCGCTACCAGCAGGGTCGTGGACGCAGTCTTGCGCATCATGAAATCTCCTCGATGCTGATCGATGACGTCTGGTTTGGACCGCTCATGCTCGGCGATCACACGGGACGGCCGGGCAAATCAGCCTGCCGTGTCCCGACCAATCGGGTACCCGGGTCCCCCCGGGAGGCAAACGCGTCGGGTCACTCGATATCGGCGACCGAATCGACGTACTGATCGACCTGCTCGGGCGCGATGTCGTGGGCGAGCCGGGGGTCGCCGTACTCGAACGGGCGGTGCAGGAAAACCGTGCCCATCCCCAGGGCCTTCGCCGCTTCGAGGTCATACGGGTGAGCGGCCACCATTGCCGCCTCGCGGGGCGCGACACCCAGGTACTGCAGTGCGCGCAGATAGGTTGTCGGCGCGGGCTTGAAGGCGCCGATCATCTCCGCGGTGAAAATGGCGTCCATATCGATCGCGAGGCGCTTGAACAGCGAGATCATGGTGCTCATATCGGTGTTCGACAGGGTTGCGGTGATCGCCCGTCCGCGCAGTCGCGCCATTCCGGCTCGCACGTCGGGCCAGGGTTCCAGTCGCTGCCAACCGGCCGCGGCCAGCTCGGTGTCGCCGGCACTCGGCCGATCCAGGCCGTGGCCGACGCACACTTCGGCGAAACCGGCCGCGTACAGGTCTTGCACCCGGCGCCAATTTTCGACGCTCTGCGGGATGCTCCGGACCCGCCTGAAATAGTCCTCGCGCCATGCCCGGGTGAGGTCGGCGGGGTCGACGGTCGTAATCTGCTGACTGTCAAGGAAATCGGTGACGGCATCGGTCACCGGACGGAAGAAATCCAGCAATGTGCCCTGGACATCGAAGAGGTAGGCCCGAAACCGCATGAGGCCACCCTATCGCTGGTCGCGACCGAAGTTCGTTGCCAGCGGCAGGAATACGTCGTCGACGATCTCGGTGATGGTCTGCTCGGGCACCGCCGCCATGGTCATGAACATTTCGTGTCGCACGAGGTCGACCGGCAGCGTCATGATTCGGGCCGGCGGCACCGCGGCGAGTTCGCCGCGCGCCACGGCTCGTTCGATGACGGTGTCCATGATGGACGGTCCCTCGGGCACAAACCACGCGCGCAGTTCCCTGGGCGACCCGTCGGCGTCGTCGTAATAGGCGCCGAGCCGGGCGGCGATCAGTCCCATGATGCGTGACCGGCGCTCACTCAACTCGGTGAGCAGCGCCAGCATGTCGGCCCGCAGACTCCCGGTGTCCGGGGTCGAGATCCCGTCGACCTCTCCCCTGCGCCGGATCACCGCCTGCAGCAGGTCCCGTCGCGATGGCCAACGCCGGTACAGCACGGACCGCGCGGTGGATGCCCGCTCGGCCACCGATTCGATGGTGAATCTGTCATAGCCGGCCTCGATGAGCTGCTCCCAACCCGCGTCGAGGATGGCGGACTCCAGTGCGGCGCCGCGACGCCGCTGAACGGCAAGCTCTTTAGAGGACACTTGCGTATCTTATCGCACGACGCTACAGTCGGGCCAGATAAGATACATATGTGTAGCTAAACGCTCGAACGCACTTCGCGCCCAGCCCTATTGGAGGATCGCCATGTCCCGTTCCAGTGCCCTGATCTCCGGTGCCAGCATTGCCGGACCGGCCCTTGCCTTCTGGCTGTCCGAGGCCGGCTGGGACGTCACCGTGGTCGAACGCGCCGACCGGTTGCGCACCAGCGGATACCCGATCGACATCCGGGGTACCGCAACGGAAATCGTGCGCCGGATGGGGCTTCATGACCAGATCTGGGCACGACGCTACCGGCACGCACCGGTAAGCCTGCTCTCGCCGGGGGGCCGGCGGTTGGGCACCCTCGACTACGGCGAACTGCTCGCCGATCCGGGCAGCGGCGATATCGAACTCACCCGCGGCGCGCTCAGCGAAATCCTGTACCGGGCCGGCGCCGCACGCGTCGACTACGTCTTCGGCGACACGATCACCGCACTGACCCAAACCGACACCGGCGTCGATGTCACCTTCGCCCATCGAGAAGCACAGACGTTCGACGTGGTGATCGGCGCCGACGGCATCCACTCCAACGTCCGCGGCCTCACCTTCGGCGACGAATCGCAGTTCGTCCGCCACCTCGGCCCCTACGCGGCCGTCTGGGACATGCCGCCGGAGTTGTTCCCTCCCGGAAGCGGTTTCATGTACTCCCACCCCGGCAGGACGGTCATCGTCGAGCGTCACCAGGACGGCCCCGCCCGCGCATTCCTGGTCTTCGTCCATCCAACTCCCGGCTCGGTGGACCGCCACGACGAGCGGGCGGTCATCGCCACCCTCCGCGATGCGTTCCGCGACGACCACTGGCGCACCGAGGAGATCATCGCCACCCTCCCGGAATCCGAAGACCTCTATTTCGACACCGTCAGCCAGGTGCGGATGCCGTGCTGGAGTTCGGGACGGGTCGCCCTGGTCGGGGATGCCGCCTACGCCCCGGCCCTGCTGTCCGGCCAAGGCACCAGCATCGCGATCGCCGGTGCCTACATCCTGGCCGGCGAACTGGTGCGCCAGGCCAGCCCCCAGGACGCGTTCACCGCCTACGAACACCGCTTGCGCGGGTACGTGGAGCGAAATCAGAGTCTGGCACTGCGCACGGATTCCACTGTCATCTCACGCACCGGCGCGGCGCTGCTGCGGCGCAACATCAAGCTGACTCTGGTGCCGTGGCTGCAACGGCTCGGGATCGCGCATCTGCTGCAAACCAAGCTCCGTTCGGCCGCCACCGACCTCGTGCTGGCGCCACACGATCTGCAACGCAGCGGCACCGCCCAGCGCACCGGTTGACGACGCGTCATCGGACGGCCAATTCGGCCACGCCGGGACCACTCAACTCGGCCAGTGCGACTGTGCGGCCGCTGGCGGCCAGCAGCAACGACACGGCGGGCCCCTCGATGGGCAGCCCGGCACCGACGGTGAAGTCCGCATCGGTGCCGACCAATCTCAGCCCCGCGAGCCGGCGCCTGCCACCGGAGAACCGATCCGCGGCCAGGTAGGCGACGGCGGCCCCGATGTGGTCACGCCGGTAGGTGTGCACCAATCCCAGCGGTCGCCGGATGTCCTCGGCGTGCACCACGGTTTCGACGATCCGCGAGATCG belongs to Mycolicibacterium cosmeticum and includes:
- a CDS encoding cutinase family protein; translated protein: MREEFGAEASGSHVGRVTRRVGSVLAATAAVLAGATLAAPAAVAAPCPDAEVVFARGTGEPPGPGGIGQAFVDALRAKASGKSVADYAVNYQASADFNDGFQFALTVVDGIRDATNHIQAVAADCPATKMVLGGFSQGAAVAAFSTSAEIPAGVPAAFVPAPMPPEISDHVAAVVLFGKPSNQFLSDAGAPLITIGPLYVPKTIDLCAPGDTICNGAPPGPPTGAHNAYVADGLVNQAAEFAASRL
- a CDS encoding haloacid dehalogenase type II → MRFRAYLFDVQGTLLDFFRPVTDAVTDFLDSQQITTVDPADLTRAWREDYFRRVRSIPQSVENWRRVQDLYAAGFAEVCVGHGLDRPSAGDTELAAAGWQRLEPWPDVRAGMARLRGRAITATLSNTDMSTMISLFKRLAIDMDAIFTAEMIGAFKPAPTTYLRALQYLGVAPREAAMVAAHPYDLEAAKALGMGTVFLHRPFEYGDPRLAHDIAPEQVDQYVDSVADIE
- a CDS encoding TetR/AcrR family transcriptional regulator, which translates into the protein MSSKELAVQRRRGAALESAILDAGWEQLIEAGYDRFTIESVAERASTARSVLYRRWPSRRDLLQAVIRRRGEVDGISTPDTGSLRADMLALLTELSERRSRIMGLIAARLGAYYDDADGSPRELRAWFVPEGPSIMDTVIERAVARGELAAVPPARIMTLPVDLVRHEMFMTMAAVPEQTITEIVDDVFLPLATNFGRDQR
- a CDS encoding FAD-dependent monooxygenase gives rise to the protein MSRSSALISGASIAGPALAFWLSEAGWDVTVVERADRLRTSGYPIDIRGTATEIVRRMGLHDQIWARRYRHAPVSLLSPGGRRLGTLDYGELLADPGSGDIELTRGALSEILYRAGAARVDYVFGDTITALTQTDTGVDVTFAHREAQTFDVVIGADGIHSNVRGLTFGDESQFVRHLGPYAAVWDMPPELFPPGSGFMYSHPGRTVIVERHQDGPARAFLVFVHPTPGSVDRHDERAVIATLRDAFRDDHWRTEEIIATLPESEDLYFDTVSQVRMPCWSSGRVALVGDAAYAPALLSGQGTSIAIAGAYILAGELVRQASPQDAFTAYEHRLRGYVERNQSLALRTDSTVISRTGAALLRRNIKLTLVPWLQRLGIAHLLQTKLRSAATDLVLAPHDLQRSGTAQRTG